Genomic DNA from Methanofollis sp. W23:
TTCCGAATTATTCCGACCATTCTTCCGGGAGTGACGATGGATGGAACGACCAGGAGACGGCTGTCTGTGATGCTGATGGAATTGCTCATTTCAATGGCATGATAAGGACAGTGTCTCTGGGTGCCGGTGCATCGGGAGCGCTTGTCCTCGTCGATGATGATGCCGCGGTCAGGCCAGAGCAGGAGTACTACCAGGTTGCCACTGTCACCATACGGGGTGCATCCACTTCGAACGGAGTAAACATCACCTTCTGCGTTCCAGACGGCATATGCCGGAGTGCAGGGCATACAAAGGACGAAATTGCCCTCGCTCACTTCAAGAAGGGAGAATGGACAGTCCGGCCCACCCACTATCTCAGGGAAGAAAAGGGGATGACGTACTATTCGGCGCAGGTTCCTGAGGCCGGCACGGTCGCCGTCGTGTATGGGAAGAGCGTGAGCGCAAACAGCGGAGAGGTGGCCGCGAACACCACCACCATGACGGTCACCCCCACGATCCCCTCCCCCTCTTCAGTCTCTGAGGTCGTGGGGAACGCGACCCCGGTGACCGCTGGCACGCCAGCCCCGACCGCAACCAGACCTGCGTCGACTCCAGGCTTTGGCTTCATCGCCGCTCTTGCAGGGGCAGGTGCAGCAGCCATGCTCGCAGGCCGCAGGGTATGATCAGGCAAGGTAGCATGACAGGAAAACAGCATGACAGAGACTGGTTTTCTGATCTGAAAACCGTCCCCCTTTTTCGTGAGGTGGAATGGCAATGACAAAGATATGCCTGCTCTTGGTTTGCATCCTGACGATGGTTTGCGGAGCGGCATGCGCGGCAGAGATCTCAGTGCAGGATTCGGTGGCTGAGACCGGGCCAGGGGTGTTTACGATCGCAACCGACGAGATAATAGGGACTGAAGGGATCGGCTTCAGGCTTTCGTACGATCCTGACGATCTCAACATCACCGGGGTCACGAACATCTCCGACGGGATCGGGGGGTATGTGAACTACCATGCGGATGACGGGAACCTCTCGGTGGCGCTCATCTTCCCTGGGACAGTGACGGTACCTGCTGGTGAACCCCTGGTCTCGGTCGCATACACCACCCGTTCCTCTGAGCCCAGATCTGTTCTGATGAGACTGCATGACTCCGAATACAGCGCCAGTTATCAGAACCTGGACTTTGCCCGTGAGAGTGAGGGCATCTTTTCCTTCAGGAAGGTGGTAACCGACACGATAAAGAACGGCACCTGGAGTGCACGGACTCCTGCCAGGTATAGGTATGAGATGGTGCCTGGCGCAATTGTGCATGCACCTTATGCCTCCAATGGTGGGAAGACGGTCTTCCTGAGCGATCTGGCGGTGAGGAAGTGTGTCGAAGGCTCATGGGTGGCGGTCTCCCCGGCAAATGTCAGCGTCGCCGAAGACGGCAATGTTACTCTCTCTGGAGACCTGGGCGACGTTGCAAAGCTCGATCTGACCTTCACCGGGAGAGTTTCAGGAGACGTCAATGCCAACGGGATCACGAACTCTGCAGATGCACGGGATATTGCGAGACATGCAAGAGACCTCTCTTCACTCGATGAAATGGGTGTCTTCTACGGCGACGTGAATCGCGACGGGCTCCTGGATCAGGCTGATGCACGTGAGGTGGCGGAATATGCCGCCGGCATACTGGACGAACATTTCCACCAGAGATCCTGATTATGAGGAAGACGATGAAATTCATACGTTCGATGGTGCTGGTCGCGCTGGTCCTGCTTCTTCTGGGCAGTGCCGGCGTGGTCGGTGCCGCTGAGATTACCGTGAATACCCCGACGACACCTGTACCTGTCGGTGAGAAAGTCGTTGTGCCGGTCGTTGTTACCGGCGCAGAGAAACTCGATGCATGCGATATCAGCATCACCACTGACGCATCAGATGTCACCATTGTTGCGAACACGACCAATCCTGTCGATGGAGGGGTGTTGGCGGTGCATACTGTTGATAATGTCGCAAAGATCAGTTTCTACCACTTGAACGGTGTCACCGGCGACCTAACCCTCTGTTCTGTGGACTGCGTCCCGAAGAAGTCGGGCACATCCGCGCCCGTGAACCTGACGGTCGAGAGTATTGCGGAGAATGGGTCTGCCGGCACTCCCGGCGATGCGGTCTATGCGAAATATGCTGTCGTGAACGGCACGATCACCACCAAAAGAGACCCGGGATCCCCCTCAAAACCCGGCCGTACGAGTGGCGGTTCGCCCGGTGGTTCCCATGGCGGCAGTAGCGTGAAGACGCCAGTCTCTCCCCCCACCACACTCGCCCCGAGCAGCGAGTATCTGGCCGTGAATGAGACGATCATCCCGACCCAGGTGCCGGGGACCATCGCCCCCGCCACCCCAACGGCTGCGCAGACCGCCGTACCGACGAACGTGACCCCGACGAGACCGGCACCGAGTCCAGGCTTCGGCGTCGTCGCCGCCCTTGCAGGTGCGATGAGTGCGGCACTCCTCCTGGCAGGCCGCAGGGACTGACCTCTCTCTCTCTTTTTTTGGAGTTCCTTTTAGCCAGACCTCGAAGCCCTCCAGGACGAAGGGGGAGAAGCAGAGGGATGATCATGAAGGGGTTGGTGCCGTCCCCGGATCTATCTGGTGCGGGTTGGACCTGGAGAATCTTCCCCCACTATAGTTCACTTCTGAAGAGGACTTCACCAGAGTCGAAAAAAGAATAGGTTAGATTCACTGAAACAGTGACACGTCCAGGAGCGTCCCGCCGGCGGCAAGGATCTTCTTGACCCCCTCCTCCACCTGGTCGACCCGCAGGATGAGCACCGCTCCGTCCTTGCCAGAGTAGGCATACGAATACTCGATATTGATCCCGGCCTCGCCCAGGATCCTGGCGATCTCGAAGAGCCCGCCCGGTTCGTCGCGCATTGCCACGGCGATCACGTCGGTGAATGAGACCATGAACCCGAGGCTGGTGAGGGTCGTGTGGGCGAGTTCAGGTTTGTTCACGAGCGCCCGCACGACGCCAAACCCGTTCGCCTCCGCGATGGAGAAGGCCAGGATGTTCACGCCCGCCTCCTGGAGGGCCCTGGCGATGGCCGCCAGGCGGCCAGGCTTGTTCTCTGAAAAGATCGAGATCTGCTTGATGAGATACTTCTTCTCTGCCATATCAGTACACTCTCCGGTCAATCACTCTCTGTGCCTTCCCCTCGAAGCGCGGGAGGGCGCCCGGGGCCATCAGTTCGACTTGCGCGGCGACATTGAGGGAACTCTTGAGAATGTGGGCGACTTTCCCTCTGATCTGCATCAGGTCGGTGATCTTGTCAGAGAAGGCCTCAGGACTCATCTCTACCCGCACCAGCATCGAGTCGAGGGCGCCCTTCCGGTCCACCACGATCTGGAAGGCGCTCCCGACCACCTCAGGGATCTCCATGAGGGCGTGCTCGACCTGTGATGGGAAGACATTGATCCCGCGCACGATGAGCATATCGTCGACCCGTCCCTGGATGCGCATGATCCGCGGCGACGTCCGGCCGCAGGCACAGGGTTCGTCGTTCAGGACGGTCACGTCCCCGACACGGTAGCGGATCATCGGGAGGGCTTCCTTTTTCAGGACCGTCATCACCAGTTCGCCCTTCTCGCCGGCAGGAAGCGGCTCGCCGGTCTCGGGATCAATGATCTCCGGGTATGCGAGGTCGCCCCATATATGGATCCCGTTCTGCTCGGTGCACTCGGTGAACATTGGTCCAGAGAGTTCTGAGGTGCCATAGATGTCGTACACCCTGATCCCGAGGGAATCCTGGAGCTTTGTCCGCATTGCCTCAGACCAGGGCTCAGCGCCCAGCACCCCGATCCGCAGGTCGGTGTCGTTCTTGATCGAGACCCCCATCTTCTCGGCTGTCTCGCCGATATGCACGAGGTACGACGGCGTGCAGGCGATGGCCGTCACATGGAGGTCCTGCATCAACTCGATCTGCCGCTCAGTGTTGCCGGTGCTCGACGGGAGGACCGTCGCCCCGATCCGCTCGGCCCCATAATGCATCCCCAGGCCGCCGGTGAAGAGCCCATAGCCGTAACTCACCTGCATCACGTCGCCGCGTCCCAGGCCGCACGCTGTCAGCGAGCGGGCCAGGGAAGCCGTCCAGTTCTCCAGGTCGGTTGCCGTGTAGCCGACGACGGTGGGCTTGCCGGTCGTCCCTGAGGAGACGTGGTACCGTACGAGTTCGTCCTGCGTGGCAGTGAAGAGGTGGTCGGGATAGTGGTCGCGCAGGTCGCGCTTGTACATGAACGGGAGCCTGGTGATGTCGGCGAGCGTCCTGATGTCGTCAGGATGGACGTTCGCCTCGCGCATCCGCGTATGATAGAAGTCGCTGAAACTGTACAGCCGGTAGACCAGCGTCTTGAGAAGGCGGTACTGAAGCCGCTTTAACTCCTCGACCGGCATTTCCTCTGCTCTCGGATCCCACATCCGTCTTACCAGATCTCTCCCCTCCTGTCGACGACATGACGGGCTTTCCCCTCAAAGCGCGGGAGGGATCCCGGCTCGACAAGTTTGACCGTCGTCCTGAGGTTGAGGCTCTCCTTGATCGCCCCGGTCACCTTCCGCTGGAGGCCGGCAAGGTCGGCGAGTTCGCCGCTGAAACTCTCGCGGTTCATCTCCACCTCGATTGTCATCTCGTCAAGATGGTTGATCCTGTCCACATATACCATGAACTGATCTCCCACCTCAGGGATAGAGAAGAGGGTGTGCTCGATCTGGGACGGGAAGACATTGATCC
This window encodes:
- a CDS encoding ACT domain-containing protein, with product MAEKKYLIKQISIFSENKPGRLAAIARALQEAGVNILAFSIAEANGFGVVRALVNKPELAHTTLTSLGFMVSFTDVIAVAMRDEPGGLFEIARILGEAGINIEYSYAYSGKDGAVLILRVDQVEEGVKKILAAGGTLLDVSLFQ
- a CDS encoding phenylacetate--CoA ligase; protein product: MPVEELKRLQYRLLKTLVYRLYSFSDFYHTRMREANVHPDDIRTLADITRLPFMYKRDLRDHYPDHLFTATQDELVRYHVSSGTTGKPTVVGYTATDLENWTASLARSLTACGLGRGDVMQVSYGYGLFTGGLGMHYGAERIGATVLPSSTGNTERQIELMQDLHVTAIACTPSYLVHIGETAEKMGVSIKNDTDLRIGVLGAEPWSEAMRTKLQDSLGIRVYDIYGTSELSGPMFTECTEQNGIHIWGDLAYPEIIDPETGEPLPAGEKGELVMTVLKKEALPMIRYRVGDVTVLNDEPCACGRTSPRIMRIQGRVDDMLIVRGINVFPSQVEHALMEIPEVVGSAFQIVVDRKGALDSMLVRVEMSPEAFSDKITDLMQIRGKVAHILKSSLNVAAQVELMAPGALPRFEGKAQRVIDRRVY
- a CDS encoding dockerin type I repeat-containing protein, coding for MTKICLLLVCILTMVCGAACAAEISVQDSVAETGPGVFTIATDEIIGTEGIGFRLSYDPDDLNITGVTNISDGIGGYVNYHADDGNLSVALIFPGTVTVPAGEPLVSVAYTTRSSEPRSVLMRLHDSEYSASYQNLDFARESEGIFSFRKVVTDTIKNGTWSARTPARYRYEMVPGAIVHAPYASNGGKTVFLSDLAVRKCVEGSWVAVSPANVSVAEDGNVTLSGDLGDVAKLDLTFTGRVSGDVNANGITNSADARDIARHARDLSSLDEMGVFYGDVNRDGLLDQADAREVAEYAAGILDEHFHQRS